The Polyangiaceae bacterium genome includes a region encoding these proteins:
- a CDS encoding dienelactone hydrolase family protein — MTEAVRFSKYSGALAVPDRQRSPGLVICHEWWGLNDDMRAMAERFADEGFLSLAVDLYAGRVTDDQNEAAVLSNELRTPDAMKVVQAACDYLAAHPRGTGKVGVTGFCLGGAMALAAACNVDGLGAVLPFYGLPRAEHANWSRAKAPIQGHFATQDGFVTPERVTAAHVAALAAGAKFELHFYDAGHAFMRKGDAQAYDATAAELAWSRATEFLHRNLD, encoded by the coding sequence ATGACCGAAGCAGTCCGCTTCTCGAAGTACTCCGGCGCGCTCGCGGTGCCCGACCGGCAGCGCTCTCCGGGCCTGGTCATCTGCCACGAGTGGTGGGGTCTCAACGACGACATGCGCGCGATGGCCGAGCGTTTCGCGGACGAGGGGTTCCTTTCGCTCGCGGTCGATCTGTACGCCGGGCGGGTGACGGACGATCAGAACGAGGCGGCAGTGCTCTCGAACGAGCTCCGCACGCCGGACGCCATGAAGGTGGTGCAGGCAGCTTGCGACTACCTCGCGGCCCATCCCCGCGGCACGGGCAAGGTCGGCGTCACCGGGTTCTGCTTGGGCGGCGCCATGGCGCTGGCGGCCGCCTGCAACGTCGACGGGCTCGGGGCGGTGCTGCCGTTCTACGGCCTGCCGCGCGCCGAACACGCCAACTGGTCGCGTGCCAAGGCACCCATTCAAGGACACTTTGCCACGCAGGACGGCTTCGTGACGCCCGAACGCGTGACGGCGGCGCACGTCGCAGCGCTCGCAGCGGGTGCGAAATTCGAGCTGCACTTCTACGACGCCGGGCACGCGTTCATGCGCAAGGGCGACGCTCAGGCGTACGACGCGACCGCGGCGGAGCTCGCCTGGTCGCGCGCGACGGAGTTTCTGCACCGGAATCTGGACTAG
- a CDS encoding SUMF1/EgtB/PvdO family nonheme iron enzyme: MLRRLMPPLALGLLAGCAASDDGSPPPAAKTQAVAPKPRKKVVKKPATERPAPKPAVAPEKKPEAPACPEDMALVAGDHCRAVAQPCLEQLSANDGGADENRCARFDASKCVSTAPEPRKMRFCMDRYEYPNKVGELPMTLVSWTDAERICQSHGKRLCTESEFTFACEGEAMLPYTYGHERDAKKCNIDKPYQTPQKHLLPYEQCLANASCAAEFKRVDGREPIGSHPECVSPFGVYDLNGNANEWVSQPWKDAPRRSGIKGGWWGPVRNRCRAITMSHGESYLGYEVGFRCCQDAAKP, from the coding sequence ATGCTTCGCCGCCTGATGCCGCCGCTCGCCCTGGGTCTGCTCGCCGGCTGCGCCGCCAGCGACGACGGCAGCCCCCCGCCAGCCGCGAAGACCCAGGCCGTGGCGCCGAAGCCGCGCAAGAAGGTGGTGAAGAAGCCCGCGACCGAGCGGCCCGCGCCCAAGCCCGCGGTGGCGCCCGAGAAGAAGCCCGAGGCGCCGGCCTGCCCGGAGGACATGGCGCTGGTCGCGGGCGATCACTGCCGCGCCGTGGCGCAGCCCTGCCTCGAGCAGCTGAGCGCGAACGACGGCGGCGCCGACGAGAACCGCTGCGCCCGCTTCGATGCCTCCAAGTGCGTGAGCACCGCGCCGGAGCCGCGCAAGATGCGCTTCTGCATGGATCGCTACGAGTACCCGAACAAGGTCGGCGAGTTGCCGATGACTCTGGTGAGCTGGACCGACGCGGAGCGCATCTGCCAGTCGCACGGCAAGCGCCTCTGCACGGAGAGCGAGTTCACCTTCGCCTGCGAGGGCGAGGCGATGCTGCCGTACACCTACGGCCACGAGCGTGACGCGAAGAAGTGCAACATCGACAAGCCTTACCAGACGCCGCAGAAGCACCTTCTGCCCTACGAGCAGTGCCTGGCCAACGCGAGCTGCGCCGCGGAGTTCAAGCGGGTGGACGGGCGCGAGCCCATCGGCTCGCACCCGGAGTGTGTGTCGCCGTTCGGCGTCTACGACCTGAACGGCAACGCCAACGAGTGGGTCAGCCAGCCCTGGAAGGACGCGCCGCGCCGCTCCGGCATCAAGGGCGGTTGGTGGGGGCCGGTCCGCAACCGGTGCCGCGCCATCACCATGAGCCACGGCGAGAGCTACCTCGGCTACGAGGTGGGGTTCCGCTGCTGTCAGGACGCCGCCAAGCCCTAG
- a CDS encoding penicillin-insensitive murein endopeptidase, producing the protein MRGPPPIVVAFALLAGCAVQRAAVPAASGSPTPASSAVPVAAVGTAEPTHDVAYVPHEDHDEDPEDGEDQPDAEGPEVAAAPKQPHPLDGKTRAEIARAFAQDPGSIGSVSLGRPSAGALFNGVQMPRGEGWQLIDPGHAYGTQETVDYIARAIGVVRARFPDTHDVYIGHISARHGGALRPHMSHQAGRDVDLSYFYSDDSARWYRRATEANLDRERTWAFVRALITETDVELILIDRGLQKLLREHALEAGEDPTWIQSLFDGVRGVHRPLIFHAKGHATHLHVRFYNPIAQETAVRAHEVMVARGLASAATSFVAHRAKNGETLGMLARKYGTTVREIQRANGLRNAKIRAKQVYRIPKRGALGRPAAVAIPPRRLPPNGSGKSAQR; encoded by the coding sequence ATGCGCGGCCCGCCCCCGATCGTCGTGGCGTTCGCTCTGCTCGCGGGCTGTGCCGTGCAGAGAGCGGCCGTGCCTGCGGCGTCCGGCTCCCCGACGCCGGCTTCGAGCGCCGTCCCCGTTGCGGCCGTGGGCACGGCCGAGCCGACCCACGACGTCGCTTACGTGCCCCACGAGGACCACGACGAGGATCCGGAGGACGGGGAAGACCAGCCCGACGCCGAGGGGCCGGAGGTCGCGGCAGCGCCGAAGCAGCCGCACCCGCTCGACGGCAAGACCCGAGCGGAGATCGCCCGAGCCTTCGCCCAAGACCCCGGGAGCATCGGCTCCGTGTCGCTCGGGCGCCCCAGCGCCGGCGCTCTCTTCAACGGCGTGCAGATGCCGCGCGGCGAGGGCTGGCAGCTGATCGATCCGGGTCACGCCTATGGGACGCAGGAGACCGTGGACTACATCGCGCGAGCCATCGGCGTGGTGCGCGCCCGCTTTCCCGATACCCACGACGTGTACATCGGCCACATCAGCGCCCGTCACGGCGGCGCGCTCCGCCCGCACATGAGCCATCAGGCCGGTCGCGACGTCGATCTCAGCTATTTCTACAGCGATGACTCGGCGCGCTGGTACCGGCGCGCGACGGAGGCGAACCTCGATCGCGAGCGCACCTGGGCGTTCGTGCGCGCGCTGATCACCGAGACGGACGTCGAGCTGATCCTGATCGACCGAGGGCTTCAGAAGCTCCTGCGCGAGCACGCCTTGGAGGCCGGCGAAGATCCGACCTGGATCCAGAGCCTCTTCGACGGCGTGCGCGGCGTGCACCGGCCGCTGATCTTCCACGCCAAGGGGCACGCAACCCACCTCCACGTGCGCTTCTACAACCCCATCGCGCAAGAGACCGCGGTTCGCGCCCACGAGGTCATGGTCGCGCGGGGCCTCGCCAGCGCCGCGACGTCCTTCGTGGCTCACCGCGCCAAGAACGGCGAGACGCTCGGCATGCTGGCCCGGAAATACGGCACGACGGTGCGCGAGATCCAGCGCGCGAACGGGCTCCGTAACGCCAAGATCCGCGCCAAGCAGGTGTACCGCATCCCCAAGCGCGGCGCCCTCGGCCGCCCCGCCGCGGTGGCCATCCCGCCGCGACGCCTACCCCCGAACGGCAGCGGCAAGAGCGCGCAGCGCTAG
- a CDS encoding carboxypeptidase regulatory-like domain-containing protein, which translates to MSRANPRWVVAALAVLALAFWVTLRFGLRAPSGSEPGVSSSPAATAGPARPRPRGSWGGFRGIHLSDAVVESGEDSRLGAFSGRVISSGNQQPVAGAELTFVGPDGARAVKSGADGGFEFQPEREGGHEIALVTAEGFFPLSAELGTSPVTLMAKAGSGISGVTLRLDPAVEYRGLVVDPKDQPAPGARVRVVGGDELELGGESFQADHVADAQGAFSFRAPDGALLEARHDGFGPGRARLDASAQISHRIRIRLTEKRAEQGQAIRGRVVDEEGTPRVDVPVVARIDAANPAAEVAAPPARTRSGEGGEFLLDGLAPGAYSLLASDGTSAPAVLRGVSAGAADVTLVLTRGATLSGKVSDAASGAAVPAFSVILSQRRGPLALDTARAVTVFDAEGRYSIEHLRPGKYLMLVAAKGYAPLAEREIEVAGDTRADASLSRGATLRGVVRDAKSKQALEAAKVSLEGRQGGGEGSVQLFAVAVTDASGRFELEGLAPGQRSVFAAASKHHARVVGGIVVKASEALGPLEIELTPTEPGEEPRIELTGIGAILAAKDDAMLIGKVVEGGGAAEVGLKSGDAILAVDGQSVVSLGFEGTINAIRGPEGSTVSLLVRRADAGALELINVPRRRLKA; encoded by the coding sequence ATGTCGAGAGCGAACCCGCGCTGGGTGGTCGCGGCCCTCGCCGTGCTCGCGCTCGCGTTCTGGGTGACGCTGCGCTTCGGCCTGCGCGCGCCGAGCGGGAGCGAGCCGGGCGTGTCGTCGTCGCCCGCGGCAACGGCTGGCCCGGCTCGGCCCAGGCCGCGCGGGAGCTGGGGCGGATTCCGCGGCATTCATCTGAGTGACGCCGTGGTCGAGAGCGGCGAGGACTCGCGGCTCGGCGCCTTCTCGGGACGGGTCATCTCCTCGGGGAACCAGCAGCCGGTGGCTGGGGCGGAGCTCACCTTCGTCGGACCCGACGGAGCCCGCGCCGTGAAGAGCGGCGCGGACGGAGGCTTCGAGTTTCAACCCGAGCGGGAGGGTGGCCACGAGATCGCGCTGGTCACCGCCGAGGGCTTCTTCCCGCTCTCCGCGGAGCTCGGCACGAGCCCGGTCACGCTGATGGCCAAGGCCGGCTCGGGGATCTCGGGCGTCACGCTGCGCCTCGACCCGGCCGTCGAGTACCGCGGGCTGGTCGTGGATCCCAAGGATCAGCCGGCTCCTGGCGCTCGGGTCCGCGTCGTCGGCGGCGACGAGCTCGAGCTCGGGGGCGAGAGCTTCCAGGCGGATCACGTCGCCGACGCCCAGGGTGCGTTCTCATTTCGCGCGCCCGACGGCGCGCTGCTCGAAGCGCGCCACGACGGCTTCGGGCCCGGGCGCGCGCGGCTGGATGCGTCGGCCCAGATCAGCCACCGAATACGAATTCGGCTGACGGAGAAGCGCGCCGAGCAGGGTCAGGCGATCCGCGGGCGCGTGGTGGACGAAGAAGGGACGCCGCGGGTGGACGTCCCCGTCGTCGCTCGCATCGACGCCGCGAATCCCGCCGCCGAGGTGGCGGCGCCGCCGGCGCGAACGCGGAGCGGGGAGGGGGGAGAGTTCCTGCTCGACGGGCTCGCCCCTGGTGCCTATTCACTCTTGGCGAGTGACGGCACGAGCGCGCCCGCCGTCTTGCGGGGCGTGAGCGCGGGCGCGGCCGACGTGACGTTGGTCCTGACCCGCGGGGCGACGCTCTCCGGCAAGGTCAGCGACGCCGCCAGCGGCGCGGCGGTGCCGGCGTTCAGCGTGATCTTGTCGCAGCGGCGGGGACCCCTGGCGCTGGACACCGCGCGCGCGGTGACGGTGTTCGACGCGGAGGGCCGTTACTCGATCGAGCACCTGCGCCCCGGCAAGTACCTGATGCTGGTCGCCGCAAAGGGCTACGCGCCGCTCGCCGAGCGCGAGATCGAGGTCGCCGGCGACACCCGGGCCGACGCCAGCTTGAGCCGCGGCGCGACGCTCCGCGGAGTGGTCCGCGATGCGAAGAGCAAGCAGGCGCTCGAGGCGGCCAAGGTGTCGCTCGAAGGGCGGCAAGGGGGTGGGGAGGGCTCGGTGCAGCTCTTCGCCGTGGCGGTGACCGACGCGAGCGGGCGCTTCGAGCTCGAAGGGCTCGCGCCCGGGCAGCGCTCGGTGTTCGCCGCCGCGTCGAAGCACCACGCGCGGGTCGTCGGTGGCATCGTCGTGAAGGCCAGCGAGGCGCTGGGCCCGCTGGAGATCGAGCTCACCCCGACCGAGCCGGGCGAAGAGCCGCGCATCGAGCTCACGGGCATCGGCGCCATCTTGGCTGCCAAGGACGACGCCATGTTGATCGGCAAGGTGGTCGAGGGCGGCGGCGCCGCCGAAGTGGGCCTGAAGAGCGGCGACGCCATCCTCGCCGTGGACGGGCAGAGCGTGGTGAGCCTGGGCTTCGAGGGCACCATCAACGCCATCCGCGGCCCGGAGGGCAGCACCGTCTCGCTCCTGGTGCGGCGCGCCGACGCCGGAGCGCTGGAGCTGATCAACGTGCCGCGACGGCGGCTGAAGGCGTGA
- a CDS encoding CocE/NonD family hydrolase: protein MRRAVLWVLLAPFLVGLVGCGEDERFAISGLGAGGTGGGGGSGGGTSASFQTRGTVEQIYVTHAKPGASLEVLDPSDAVVGGGEADALGSLVVRKLTPGKGYRVRSGNEVSDAVEVLSVGGSTPSQDFYSSQKLSAGSGYITTRDGTKLSVYVTLPGPADKGPYPTVVNYSGYDPSKPGEPLGDYKDLCGALPVLCDAPSDPSALIAALMGYATVGVNMRGTGCSGGPYDFFEPLQLLDGYDVIETVAAQDWVAGHRVGMTGLSYPGISQLFVARTHPPSLAAITPLSVIGNTVTTLVPGGILNDGFAINWIENVLKKADPYGQGWEQARVDAGDETCEENQLLHGQKVDVIQKAYDNPYYTDEVAGPVNPSAFAGEIDVPVFLAGAWQDEQTGPFFFTLLDQFAGAPLARFTVYNGVHPDAFGPHTLIEWKNFLDFYVAERIPSIDAAVRSLSPLLFQEIFKVKMDLPPDRFTQYTSYDEALSAYQKEPNLRVLFEAGGEAPLGAPQGSFESSFAAWPVPGTEARRLYFQPDGSLGTDKPAVATGASRFALDPEAGQRGILAPGGNVWDLLPAYDWKPLETGKAVAFISAPLGDDMAVVGTGSVDLFVKSSVDDADLEVNLSEVRPDGQEMYVQSGWLRASHRALAASATELWPEHAFREKDAKPLTPGEWTEVRVGIAGMSHVFRKGSRVRVAVDTPGDSRAEWRFNLKKFSGDALYDVAHSADRPSSLVLSVVSGVTVPPTLPACPSLRGQQCRAYVELSNQPSP from the coding sequence ATGCGGCGCGCGGTTCTGTGGGTGCTCCTCGCACCCTTCCTGGTTGGGCTGGTTGGCTGCGGTGAGGACGAACGCTTTGCGATCTCCGGGCTCGGCGCCGGCGGTACGGGAGGAGGCGGCGGCAGCGGCGGCGGCACCTCGGCGAGCTTTCAGACCCGAGGCACGGTCGAGCAGATCTACGTGACGCACGCCAAGCCCGGCGCGTCGCTCGAGGTGCTCGATCCGAGTGACGCCGTGGTCGGAGGCGGCGAGGCCGACGCGCTCGGCAGCCTGGTGGTGCGCAAGCTCACGCCCGGAAAGGGCTATCGCGTGCGCTCCGGAAACGAGGTGAGCGACGCCGTCGAGGTGCTCTCGGTCGGCGGGAGCACCCCGAGCCAGGACTTCTACTCGTCGCAGAAGCTCTCCGCCGGCTCCGGCTACATCACCACGCGCGACGGCACCAAGCTCTCGGTGTACGTCACGTTGCCGGGGCCCGCCGACAAGGGCCCATACCCGACCGTCGTCAACTACTCCGGCTACGATCCGTCGAAGCCGGGAGAGCCGCTCGGCGACTACAAGGACCTGTGCGGCGCGCTGCCGGTCCTGTGCGACGCGCCCTCGGATCCGAGCGCGCTGATCGCCGCGCTGATGGGCTACGCCACGGTCGGCGTGAACATGCGTGGCACCGGCTGCTCCGGCGGGCCCTACGACTTCTTCGAGCCGCTTCAGCTCTTGGACGGTTACGACGTGATCGAGACGGTGGCGGCGCAGGACTGGGTGGCTGGTCACCGGGTCGGCATGACGGGCCTGTCTTACCCCGGCATTTCGCAGCTCTTCGTGGCCAGGACCCACCCGCCGAGCCTCGCGGCCATCACGCCGCTCTCGGTGATCGGCAACACCGTCACCACGCTCGTGCCGGGCGGCATCTTGAACGACGGCTTCGCCATCAACTGGATCGAGAACGTGCTGAAGAAGGCCGACCCCTACGGGCAGGGTTGGGAGCAAGCCAGGGTCGATGCCGGCGACGAGACCTGCGAGGAGAACCAGCTCCTGCACGGCCAGAAGGTGGACGTCATCCAGAAGGCCTACGACAACCCGTACTACACCGACGAGGTCGCTGGTCCGGTGAACCCCAGCGCGTTCGCCGGCGAGATCGACGTGCCGGTGTTCCTGGCTGGAGCCTGGCAAGACGAGCAGACAGGGCCGTTCTTCTTCACCCTGCTCGACCAGTTCGCGGGCGCGCCGCTCGCGCGCTTCACGGTCTACAACGGCGTGCACCCGGACGCCTTCGGCCCGCACACGCTGATCGAGTGGAAGAACTTCCTCGATTTCTACGTGGCCGAGCGCATCCCGAGCATCGACGCCGCCGTCCGCAGCCTGTCGCCGCTCCTGTTCCAGGAGATCTTCAAGGTGAAGATGGACCTGCCGCCGGATCGCTTCACGCAGTACACGAGCTACGACGAGGCCCTCTCGGCGTACCAGAAGGAGCCGAACCTGCGCGTGCTGTTCGAGGCCGGCGGCGAGGCGCCGCTCGGCGCACCCCAGGGCTCCTTCGAGTCGAGCTTCGCGGCCTGGCCCGTGCCCGGCACGGAGGCGCGGCGCCTGTACTTCCAGCCCGACGGCAGCCTCGGCACCGACAAGCCCGCGGTCGCGACCGGCGCGTCGCGCTTCGCCCTGGATCCGGAGGCGGGTCAGCGCGGCATCCTGGCGCCGGGGGGCAACGTCTGGGACCTCTTGCCCGCCTACGACTGGAAGCCCCTCGAGACCGGCAAGGCGGTCGCCTTCATCAGCGCGCCGCTCGGGGACGACATGGCCGTGGTCGGGACCGGGAGCGTGGACCTGTTCGTCAAGAGCAGCGTCGACGACGCCGATCTGGAGGTCAACCTGAGCGAGGTGCGGCCGGACGGACAGGAGATGTACGTGCAGAGCGGCTGGCTCCGCGCCAGCCACCGCGCGCTCGCGGCCTCGGCCACGGAGCTCTGGCCCGAGCATGCCTTCCGCGAGAAGGACGCGAAGCCGCTCACGCCCGGCGAGTGGACCGAGGTGCGCGTGGGCATCGCCGGCATGAGCCACGTGTTCCGCAAGGGCTCACGAGTGCGTGTCGCCGTGGACACCCCCGGCGACAGCCGCGCCGAATGGCGCTTCAACCTGAAGAAGTTCTCCGGCGACGCGCTCTACGACGTGGCGCACTCCGCGGATCGCCCGAGCAGCCTGGTGCTCTCGGTCGTGTCCGGTGTGACGGTGCCGCCGACGCTGCCCGCGTGCCCGTCGCTCCGCGGGCAGCAGTGCCGCGCCTACGTCGAGCTCTCGAATCAGCCCTCGCCGTGA
- a CDS encoding MBL fold metallo-hydrolase: protein MADFYLRQLLVGRDVGKQSSVGRQMQNFVYLVGDREAGECIAVDPAWDVKGALDVAAADGMKVVGAFATHYHPDHVGGGLFGFGVQGLPDLLELQACAVHAHRLEADGLRKVTGISKSDMTLHDSGDKIRVGEIEIEWLHTPGHTPGSSCFRVKDALIAGDTLFLQGCGRVDLPGGDPEEMRRTLTQRLATLPDHLVLYPGHAYGGEHARLGEVRQTNPYFPPARPES from the coding sequence ATGGCAGACTTCTATCTTCGACAACTGCTGGTCGGACGCGACGTGGGCAAGCAGAGCAGCGTTGGGCGACAGATGCAGAACTTCGTCTACCTGGTCGGCGACCGGGAAGCGGGAGAGTGCATCGCCGTCGATCCGGCCTGGGACGTGAAGGGCGCGCTCGACGTCGCGGCGGCCGACGGCATGAAGGTGGTCGGCGCCTTCGCCACGCACTACCACCCGGACCACGTCGGCGGCGGGCTGTTCGGCTTCGGCGTGCAGGGCCTGCCGGATCTGCTCGAGCTCCAGGCCTGCGCGGTCCACGCGCACCGCCTGGAGGCCGACGGATTGCGCAAGGTCACCGGCATCTCGAAGAGCGACATGACGCTCCACGACTCGGGCGACAAGATCCGGGTCGGTGAGATCGAGATCGAGTGGCTGCACACGCCGGGGCACACGCCGGGCTCCTCGTGCTTTCGGGTGAAGGACGCCTTGATCGCCGGGGACACGCTGTTCCTTCAGGGTTGCGGCCGAGTGGATCTGCCGGGCGGCGATCCGGAGGAGATGCGTCGGACGTTGACCCAGCGCCTGGCGACGCTGCCGGATCACTTGGTGCTCTACCCGGGGCACGCCTACGGCGGCGAGCACGCGCGGCTCGGCGAGGTGCGGCAGACCAACCCCTACTTCCCGCCCGCCCGCCCGGAGTCGTGA
- a CDS encoding class I SAM-dependent methyltransferase — MSWLLAKIYDPFMRKTEESCLAEWRRSLLSPLSGEVLEIGAGTGVNLAHYGPDVQRLVVAEPDPHMRRSLSRRVAASSRAVELLDAGADALPADAAAFDYVVSTLVLCSVPDLEAALGEIHRVLRPGGRLVFIEHVAAEDRPERLAWQERLEPLWVRIASGCHLTRRTDRAIERAGFGIEAIVRQSVRKALPFVRPSIRGVAVRP; from the coding sequence ATGTCCTGGCTTCTCGCGAAAATCTACGACCCGTTCATGCGGAAGACCGAAGAGTCTTGCCTGGCGGAGTGGCGGCGTTCGCTGCTCTCGCCGCTGTCGGGTGAGGTGCTGGAGATCGGCGCCGGCACTGGCGTGAACCTCGCGCACTACGGACCCGACGTCCAGCGACTGGTGGTCGCCGAGCCCGACCCGCACATGCGGCGAAGTCTCAGTCGCCGCGTCGCCGCGAGCTCACGCGCCGTCGAGTTGCTCGACGCGGGCGCCGACGCGTTGCCGGCGGACGCTGCCGCCTTCGACTACGTGGTTTCCACACTGGTCTTGTGCAGCGTGCCAGACCTCGAAGCGGCGCTCGGGGAGATCCACCGCGTGCTCAGGCCCGGAGGCCGACTGGTGTTCATCGAGCACGTCGCGGCAGAGGACAGACCCGAGCGGTTGGCGTGGCAGGAGCGGCTCGAGCCGCTCTGGGTTCGCATCGCTTCGGGCTGCCACCTGACCCGGCGCACCGATCGCGCCATCGAGCGAGCGGGCTTCGGTATCGAGGCGATTGTCCGGCAAAGCGTGCGCAAAGCGCTGCCCTTCGTCCGCCCCAGCATCCGCGGCGTGGCGGTCCGGCCTTGA
- a CDS encoding phage Gp37/Gp68 family protein, whose product MGTNSSIEWTHHTFNMWWGCTRVSPACDHCYAEAQAHHRLPLNWLIIGEGRAEPRRTRFTDPKRPEIWGADAPRAFPPAHSAILKSPYKWNREAEAAGQPARVFVESMGDLFDKHRLDEVNRMMDVARARLFDEFVPKCAWLNFQFLSKRPHSIKQMVPKKWLSSWPANAWVGATVEDQQRAAQRLPHLVEIPAPVRFVSVEPLLGPLDLSPWLDKLDWVIVGGESGTQARPAEIDWVRRLRDQVTEAGIWFFFKQWGNWAQRDGASDKLVKLATKNFRVLDGREWSEFPTPRAR is encoded by the coding sequence ATGGGAACAAATTCGTCAATCGAATGGACACACCACACGTTCAACATGTGGTGGGGATGCACTCGCGTCTCGCCAGCGTGCGATCACTGCTACGCCGAAGCACAGGCACATCACCGGCTTCCGTTGAACTGGTTGATCATCGGCGAAGGTCGAGCCGAACCCAGGCGCACGCGCTTCACGGATCCGAAACGACCGGAGATCTGGGGAGCAGACGCACCGAGGGCCTTTCCTCCGGCTCACAGTGCGATCTTGAAGAGTCCGTACAAGTGGAACCGCGAGGCCGAGGCGGCAGGACAGCCTGCTCGCGTTTTCGTGGAGAGCATGGGTGACCTCTTCGACAAGCACCGACTCGACGAGGTCAACCGAATGATGGACGTGGCGCGAGCCAGGCTGTTCGATGAGTTCGTTCCCAAGTGCGCCTGGCTCAACTTCCAGTTCTTGAGCAAGCGTCCCCACTCGATCAAGCAGATGGTGCCCAAGAAGTGGTTGTCGAGCTGGCCGGCGAACGCGTGGGTCGGTGCGACGGTCGAAGACCAGCAGCGCGCCGCTCAACGTTTGCCGCATCTAGTCGAGATTCCTGCACCGGTGCGTTTCGTCAGCGTGGAGCCCCTGCTTGGGCCGCTCGATCTGTCGCCTTGGCTCGACAAGCTCGACTGGGTGATCGTCGGTGGCGAGTCGGGGACTCAAGCTCGGCCGGCAGAGATCGATTGGGTCAGGCGGCTCCGCGACCAAGTGACCGAGGCCGGCATCTGGTTCTTCTTCAAACAGTGGGGCAACTGGGCGCAGCGAGATGGCGCAAGTGACAAGCTCGTCAAGCTCGCCACCAAGAACTTCCGCGTACTCGACGGGCGCGAGTGGAGCGAGTTTCCGACGCCTCGGGCTCGATAG
- a CDS encoding LamG domain-containing protein yields MERFSLAGALLCAGALALALACGAEDESGGSGNGGASGSGGASGSGGSSGSGGSSGNGGSSGSGGTSGNAGTSGSGGTSGNAGNGGTSGNGGNGGTSGNAGSGGTSGNAGSGGSGGSSGSGGSSGSGGSSGSGGAGSGWSLRFYGTGQNDVDRVKIKIDAPEVPADIGKGDFTLELWLKVASGENQAGNCVSGGDGWINGNIIVDRDIYGPGDLGDFGLSLFANGLAIGVSKGNNGTTLCGATNVKDGSWHHVAATRASGSGQLRLWVDGKLDGQATGPTGDVSYQNGRATSWPNSDPYLVIGAEKHDAGSAYPSFSGWVDELRLSTSVRYTAAFTPAKTKHATDAQTAALYHFDEGSSTTLGDSSGASGGPSHGVIKVGGPKNGPIWTADTPF; encoded by the coding sequence ATGGAGCGGTTTTCTCTGGCGGGCGCGCTGCTCTGCGCAGGCGCGCTCGCGCTCGCGCTCGCGTGCGGCGCCGAGGACGAAAGCGGCGGCTCCGGCAACGGCGGCGCGTCCGGCAGCGGCGGCGCGTCGGGCAGCGGCGGAAGCTCCGGCAGCGGCGGCAGCTCCGGCAACGGCGGCAGCTCCGGCAGCGGCGGCACGTCCGGCAACGCCGGCACGTCCGGCAGCGGCGGCACGTCCGGCAACGCCGGCAACGGCGGCACGTCCGGCAACGGCGGCAACGGCGGCACGTCCGGCAACGCCGGCAGCGGCGGCACGTCCGGCAACGCCGGCAGCGGCGGCAGCGGCGGCAGCTCCGGCAGCGGCGGCAGCTCCGGCAGCGGCGGCAGCTCCGGCAGCGGCGGCGCCGGCTCGGGCTGGTCCTTGCGCTTCTACGGGACGGGACAGAACGACGTCGATCGCGTCAAGATCAAGATCGACGCGCCCGAGGTCCCCGCCGACATCGGCAAGGGCGACTTCACTCTCGAGCTCTGGCTGAAGGTCGCGAGCGGCGAGAACCAGGCGGGCAATTGCGTGTCCGGCGGCGACGGCTGGATCAACGGCAACATCATCGTCGATCGCGACATCTACGGCCCCGGGGACCTGGGCGACTTCGGGCTCTCGCTCTTCGCCAACGGCCTGGCCATCGGCGTCAGCAAGGGCAACAACGGCACCACGCTCTGCGGCGCGACCAACGTGAAGGACGGCAGCTGGCACCACGTCGCCGCGACGCGCGCGAGCGGCAGCGGTCAGCTCCGACTCTGGGTGGACGGCAAGCTCGACGGGCAAGCGACCGGGCCGACCGGCGACGTGAGCTACCAGAACGGGCGCGCGACCTCCTGGCCGAATTCGGATCCTTACCTGGTGATCGGCGCCGAGAAGCACGACGCCGGCTCCGCCTACCCGTCCTTCTCCGGCTGGGTGGACGAGCTCCGGCTCTCGACCAGCGTACGCTACACGGCAGCCTTCACGCCCGCCAAGACGAAGCACGCGACCGACGCCCAAACCGCGGCGCTCTACCACTTCGACGAGGGCAGCAGCACCACCCTGGGCGACAGCTCCGGCGCGAGCGGCGGACCTTCGCACGGGGTGATCAAGGTCGGTGGCCCGAAGAACGGGCCGATCTGGACCGCGGACACGCCGTTCTGA